The sequence below is a genomic window from Scophthalmus maximus strain ysfricsl-2021 chromosome 19, ASM2237912v1, whole genome shotgun sequence.
CCTTGTCGCCATTGTTTGCTTCTGACCTAGAAATTTCTTGGTCAACTTTCCTACAAGACATTTTAGTCCTGcacactcatactgtacattcacacatGGGTTTTAGATTACTTTGCCTCTTTTCCTGGATTGTTTGTACAGTACTTGAATGACTCTCACTGCAGTACAACTTATACTTTTGTGCTTATGTTTATTCTAATTCAATGTAGCTTAGCAAACTCTCACTGTGCCTCTGTCAAACTATTTATTTACCTAGAATAATTGAcaaatgtgtgggtgtgcaggGCTGTTCACAAGCCAAGAGCTGAACAAAAGAGGCTGTTGGTTAACACCAAATTATTCAAGGGATTATTTTGATTAGAATATATTTTAGCAGTGGTGTGTTTATTTGCCTTTAGCTTCCAGAAGCACTGTAACGTATGCGTAGCAAAAATCTTTAGCCTGTGAACGGAGTGGAAAAGATAGCAAGAACCAAAGAAGACAAGCTTGTCTCTGAAACAAGATATGATGCCATCAGTGTTGTGACGATGCATCACATCAGCACGACGGAGCGGACTTTGTCATGAGTAGTTTCCACTAACAGCTCAGGGGCTGAAAGCTGCCTGTTGTGTCAGTGGGTCATCCAGGAGCCGCGTGTGGTCGGGACTCGAGATGTCTCATTGTTCACAGGGCCGTCACCAAATACTCAGATCTTTTAGCAGCCTAATTAAAAGGCACctaataataatactgtgaCAGTCAGACCAATTAGGCCTAATATGGTATGTTGGCTTTAGCTTGCAGGGTAATTTTAGTTTAAACTAGAGAGGTTCCGATGCTATTCTTCCCTCCCCAATACGATtccgatacctggactttgtTCGCCGCTCAATTAACAGTACTTGCCAGTGGCACTACCacttcactgcagctgctgtttaTCACAAGACCACCTATATtctgtctcatctcatctcatcttcaaccgcttatccgtggtcgggtcgcggggtCCTATATTCTGTGTCACACAAAACTAACGTTCCCATCTgcatctgacctacatattctttaaatgttatgtacttgaatgtataaaaaaaatatgactcaaaatgttttGCCCCTACATGTTTTGGATATGCTGTATCACTAGAAGTTTGactaaaatattttcaaaatagtttttttgaaaagacaGATGCGCCAAAGAGTGATGAGGGGAAGCTTAATATACTGATAGTGTAATGTGTTTCATTGGTGCATTAGAATCTTTCTTGTCACAGACAAGAATAcatatttggcattttgttttagttggaaattgaaaacagaagttttcagaacagaacagaagttCTCTGATGATATCTTACATGCAACCCAAGTATACATATGAATCAAAGGATGATAATATTCTCAAAAAGATTATAGTTTTTCCTCACGTGTATTGTATGTAGCTTTTCACTCTAACTCACTCCGTTCTCCGTCACACCCTGTGTAAACATTTCTCCTCAGACTGCCTTGGCTCCACTATTTTTGCACCAATCAAAGCGGACATATCTGGGAACATCACAGTAAGTATGATTATTCTTTAATGTGACTTTAGTTATGCTAATATTACTTGTTGATTTTCtaatactttaaaatgtattgttttaacTACTAGAAAATCAAGGCAGTTTATGATACCAACCCAGGACGGTTCAAGACCCTCCAGCAGATTTTGGAGGCGGAGAAGGAAATGCATGGAGCACAATGGCCCAAAGCTGGAGCGACGTTGGCTCTCATGTGGCTGAAAAGGTTTCAGAcactttactttttgtttttcttcttcttgttggcAGGCTAGGTCCataatcttcttttttcaacagGGGTCTACGATTTATCCAAGTCTTCCTTCAGAGCCTAGTGGACGGGGAGAAGGATGACAACAACCCAAACCTCATTCGAGTCAATGTCAGTAAAGCCTATGAAATCGCCCTGAAGAGGTACCATGGCTGGTTCGTGCAGCAACTTTTCAAGGTGAGTTGTCCAACATTACTTCATAAGAGAATTGTATCTCAGCCTATGGAACTGTTGAAAAATGCACGTAGTGACGTAtaaatttggcatttttggCTGCTTGTAGGCAACTCTTTACGCTGCTCCTTACAAGACAGATTTCCTGAAGGCCCTCTCCAAGGGTCGGGACGTCAAGGAAGAGGAATGCGTGGAGAAAATACGAAAATTCCTCATCCACTTCTCTGCCACTGTTGATGCTATTTatgacatgtacagtaagaTGAATGCTGACCTTGACTACGCAGTGTGACTGCTGGACGTTCCTCTCTTCTCCAGTGATCCACGtaatttaaaaagtcatttaCATGATGCAGTCAACACTTACTGACTTGGTTTCCTTCAGGTCATCTGACAGCTCACTGTGAGAGTCATCACTCGCTCTTACATATGTGAGAGAGTTACACCAAAAATCCAGGTGTTCCAGATGTTTTTAAACAAGCAACTGGAGCATTAAGTTAACAAGCATAGTGTCTGATGTTGACAGATTTACTATACCACACAACTATCATGCATTAATATAATCTTTTTAACAATCATCTTTACCTTAAAGTGATACAGTtttgtttgaacattttttaatgctgtatatattaaagaaaacattgtgaAGTCTTAGAACTTAGCTTTAAAATCCGTCCACCTCACctgtatataatatacagtatattctatatcatgaggaagaaaaaaactacatttatttgtaattataCATACAATCAGAaatttacatatacatttattgtgtttgttttcctaatGCATTTGAATTGTTGTGGGCTTAGCAGGAGttcaatatatgtatatatatatatatatatacatataaatctCACTAAAATATAGGGTTTTGGCTTATATTTTGAACTTAACAATTGAAAATGGTCTCATCCTATGAAATAAAAGCCACATTGTGCAATTGTCCATCACATTTGGGGATATGAATAGAGtttaattaacagttttatCTCTAAGTTACCACATTGTCAATTTATGTATTACCTTTAAGTTATACAAAACATAGCCATTTTAACAGGACCTCACTCACCGCGTGCTGGTTCGACATTTTTGAAAACTCCACACAGCACTTTGAGTATGTACTCTGTTAAAAATGGGTTTTAGTATTGCACAACTGTTTGTGCCTTAAGCTGGAGGTAGAGACCATGTCAGCTTTTCTGCCTGTAATCATTTATATCCTTATACAATTATTCTTATGCACATCACCGAGTGTAAACCAAGCAGGCCAATTAAGGACGAAATGTTGATTTTAGTTTGGATCTCTGCCTCTGTTATGTCTTTGCAATGCAACACTTGTATATCTTTGCTGTTAGGGTCCAAAGCAGTGCTTTATCAAATGtttgaacattaaataaaaagttgcaTTACACTTGTTTTTGCCTTCTTCTTGGTTGTTAAATTGATGAGGCATTTCAGCTAactaaaatgtgatttgatatTCATGTGCAGGCACTGAAATACTTGTCTGATGTCTCTGTGTGGCTAAATTATGCTGCCGTATTTTAACAGTGCAAAGCCACAAATCTTGTATTTTCAACTCATGTTTAAAGCACAATttgcaatttttaaaatatgtgcaaCAAGtcatatgattttcttttttccttcctcagatagtttttctttttcatctcaaCAGATCAGCATAAGTAGTCAGCACTGGCATCATGGCGAGTAAACAGGTACTTTTACTCCAGCTCTATACCTAAGAACAATGTTGAggtattttaactttatttgagtttatttatttgttgccACCTTTTAGGTCTTCGCCACTAAATTCAGATGGAAATATTGTATGTTTACTCCACTGAACATTTTGATATCTATAGTAATTTTTTACTTGGCATTTTATAATCATAAGAACATGTCATATTGTAGAAAGCATTGTTCTGAAGTATCCTTGACttgacattaaaatgctgcttacatGTAAATTAATCAgtaataatcaataatttaCACTCCTGACAATGGCCACCCTGCTGTCTAATGAGTTATTTTTGTTCTTAAACTCCTAGTACATTCTGCTGCTTATACTTATGTATCTCTGCTTGATTGCTGGACTTGCAATGGAGTATCTACAGCGAGGgggatgatttttattttgtgcaccATGCTGTCCTCGCAGGGCTCACCACACCCTACCTCCAGACTGAAAAGTGCGTCACTTTATTGTGCGATGTTGAATAGCTGGAAATGGGTCAGCATTTGTGAAATATTACTCCCGGCAGACACGCTCATGGCAGCCACCTATATACAGAGAGCAAGGTCAAGGTAAGTGTCGCTCTCTCAGCTATGAAGTCAGCGTGGTCGACACAGCCCTTAAATTGGTCTGAAAAAttgaaacatgaacacagatACATGACAACTCTGAGACTatcccaccaccacacactgaGCAGGAGGCTCATGGATAATAGATCCATGCAGGAGGGGCCTCAGAGAGGTCCTCACCTTGATGAAGGAgtctctgctgcagcctggACACTTTCTGAAAGGCAGCCCCTAGCGGTCATCGGCGGCACTGCGCCTCATTCCCGCGTTTGTCGTCCCTCCCAAAGTCTGTGAAGGCATCCGTTGTGCTGGAGGAGCTCAGCATTCACTTCACCGGACACACGGAGCCGAGGGAAGCTGTAGTTTAGTAAAAATCACTTTGACTCATCAGTCTGGAGACACATTGGTCCCGCAGAGGAGCTTTCATTTGACGGTTGTCAaactaagaaaagaaaaaactgcgCTCCTATTTGTCTGAGAGAGAATAAAGTCCGCTGATTACATCAAGGTAAGAACCAGCCTATGATTCCGATGCTTGTTCCTTATGCCTCTTCATTCTTTTGCTTTCCAATACGTGTAAGAGGAAATACTGTTTTGGACATCAATTTTCGTTATGTTGTTTTAGTTCAAAGATTAGTAACAAAGAAGAAACCAAAACTGCTTAAGAAGTACTCAAGTGTAGGGATTTGATACAATAAGGACCGTTTTcatgttatttctgttttacttCAATATCATGTtgcgtttttaaaaaagttgccATAATGTTTGCTTCTTTATTATTGTGTCCacgcattttattttttgagtgtGGGTTTAACCTTGACAgccattaaaatcaaaatgtattattattgatcTATTTATTTGAATAGCTCATGTGGTTTGCAGCAGCTCCTTGGCTCCCTGCAgaccctcctgctctctctctctggataatgtcagagcagcaggacaggacaggaagtcCCACAGCTCTGACTGGACATTAGAGTCACTCACAGTTAGAGAGGTTCACACGTAGATGTCCACTTCTTTACCCCATAAGTGTGAAATATGTGAGCTTTGGGTCTACTTGATACTTTATGATCCCACTCTATCACTCTGAAAGGTTTAATTCACAgccgctcctctctctctctctctctactaaAACAAAACTATTCTCCTTTGTTTCTAATAGTTTAGCAAGGGCAgactctctttgtctctccgtcTTTTTACTGTCAAATGCCTGCTGGAGTGTAAAGGTATGATAATCCCGCGTGACAGTCGGGGTTGTGACTCACTCCTCTCCCTTAGCAGTTACCCCGGCTCCTCTGTTTGTGCTGCTCCTTCGCATGCAGCGAGTTCTGGCCTAGATAAGTTGTCAAGTCACAAACAGACTCAGGAAAGAGAACCAGTCAAGAGGAAGCCGTGGAGGGACGTGAGGATGTCATGTTGAACTTGAGTGATAGGATGCTGGAGCAGTAAAGTTTGTTTGTGGCTACAGATAGGCTGGGAAAAGTAGCACTAATGTATGCCCTGTAATAAgtaaatgtgtgattgtgtgtgtgtcctgtgttaAAGGTGGTGTGACAGAGCTCTTTTTAGGCCTAACAGGTTGCTTTTGTCTTGAACTCCGGTGTCAGTAATTCATATGATggtctctcttttctgtttttttcagggtgCCCACATGCTTCAGCATCACTTCCAGTTCCCCCCCGAAGAGGAATTTGGCACATCATTGTGATAAAAGGGATGAATGAGGTACAAAGGGGTTAATTGTCAATTGTATATTTTGAAATCTGTTTCAAACTTCCAGGGTCCCTTCAGTCATTCTTGTCGTAAAACAGTTGAAGACCTCACATCGTAAAAATGAGTAATCTTgtttaaaataagaaattaagACTCATGTTAAAGAGCATATTCTAGATTTTCCTAGCTtacctctttttaaaaatgtcatctaAAATCATATCCACCACATCACATTTACTCTGAGTAAAAGCCTAAATGCTAGAGAGAACAGAAGATCCGAGGCAAAATGTTTTAAGATTATAGTTTCCAAGTTACAAAATATTTACCGAGGGAAACATTGCTGTTTCACACAATTCAATCTGACACCAtggattaaaatgtaatttggcaTTTGTTCTAGACTTTCCTGACAACCTATGGGCCGTGCAGCTCACGCAGAACATCTTGTCATGGTTTCTATTTCAGGGTCGTTCGGCTCTCTTCAGAAGGGGCCACCTCGCCTTGTCCAAGGCCGACAACCTCAGTTCTGCTCCTGCCAGAGCTGCTCTCTCTGTGGACGCAGGCGATGGCGAGGCTGCTCAGCCTGAGACCGATGCACCGTTCCCCCTCTCCGACCTCTCGCACTTGTTCGAGAGCGAGGATGCCCCGCCGTCGGCCCAGGACACGAGTCAGGATTCAGCTGTGGAGCTGGTTCAGCCGAACCAGCCTGCGGACGGCAGACAGAACCTGCGGATGAAGTTCCAGGGTGCTTTCAAGAAGGGCATTTCCAACCCCATGGACCTACTGGAATCCACCATATATGAGTCCAATGTGGTTCCAGGCCCTAAGAAAGCGCCCATGGACTCTCTCTTTGTCTATGGTACCTGCAGCAACATGAGCAACCAAAAGAAACGCAGGAAGAAGCTTCCAAGAGGGTGAGAAGGAGCCTCGCGGTTTTCTGAACTATGATTTATGTGTTTCCAGGATTTAATAGTTGTGTGTTGTcggagtttgttttttgtccgaGCAGCAGTAAAGCTAGACTGGACTTTATTTCCAGGTACAAAGGTCTGGTTTGGAAAAAAGCcgtcattaaaacaaaaatctcccACTACTTCCACTCTGTAGACAGACGTGTGCCACATGAGgaagtatgcacacacacacacacacacacacacacacacacacacacacacacacacacacactgcagtccTTCATTCAGCCATTTTACTGATCTAACAGAGAGCATGTTGTTGGTTCCCCTGCAGCCGTTGAGGTAATATTTAGACTGCTGCCTGGCTGCAGTACCTGTCCCATACACACAGAGATTCATTCATTGAAGAGGGTGTGGCTGATTGAGTAAAAGATGGTTTGTGcatcaaaaataatgaatggattTAAGGATAATTCCTGATTTCGTCGTAATTATTTTGTTGCCCAACGTCTTTGGTATTCCAAGAGATGTGACAATACGTATGTGCAAGTGGTGAAGCgatgaacgacctcattcttatcCCGTTGTCGGCCTCAGATATACCTCAAGAAGTCCGTATGCATCTTTCCCGGTCAAAGTTACTGTAATGCCTAGTGTTTTGTGACTTGGGCTATTGCcagtgtatttttcaaaaattttcCTCGTGATTTGCACTCCAGGTCCACTGTAAAAAACACAGTAACGTgatgttatgtttttatttgtctccTTAGTAAAACCGAGACATCCAGTGATGATGGTCAGAACTCAGACCCACCAAAGGTGATGAAAACATTCAACCGCTCTCTCCTCTTTGACTGTGTGTCACGTGGAGACCCCGGGGCTCTCGGCGGCCTGTTGGAGTATCTTCAAAGTCACAACAAGCGGTTAACTGATGAGGAATTCAGAGGTACGTAAGAAAGATTATTTTAGCCTGTGTAAACAAACCACGGAAAGGGAATAAAAAGGGTCTCAGATGCAAACAACATACAATACGTTCATTCTCTCACTCTTTTACACAGTTTCCctcaaatattgtacttttaaatCTTGACTCTGCCTTTGTCCTAAAGCAGAAACTCGCTTTAtccacctttgaccttttgtgttaccctgctcctccctctctggtTATTTTTTGCTCAGAGGATGTGAGAAGGAAAAGGTGGAGTGATGTCAGGGTCTTTGTCCCGCCAAAGGCAGGCCCAACGAAAAGCTCCTGTCTCAGGAGTCTGTTCAGACTTATAACAAGGAGCagagaaaaatcacagcaaacTGTCGTCTCTCTGAGAAAGTTTTacagtcttaaaaaaaactaaaactaaaatagtTATTGGCTTGAACCCTGTCTTTAACAGTTTGTTCCTATAAACACTGAAAACTCCATGTGCAATTTAGAGTCACAGTTTATAGGAGGTAGATTCTAGATTGTAACCAGGACTTTTTCATTTgccagggaaaaaaaccccactgatTTGACTCCTTCTTTGTCGGTTGTGACGCCTGAACACCACAGGTTGAAAATTTACGATTGCACGAAGACTAATGAACATTGGCAGAGGAGTCCAAACATTTACTTTTCAAGAAATGGTGAACAAACACTTGAAGTACTATCGTAGGCTAAAAGTAGTGGGTAACTGAGATACCTAAACTAATGGACAAACATTACACATAgataattaaaagaaatagaTAAACGGATGAAATATAGCCAAGAATAATGGataaacaatttaaatacaGCTAAAATAAATAGCagtaaaaaactgaaaatatcacTACAATATCCAATTATTTAAATAACCTCCATtaattgaaatgtgaaatacacATGAAACATAGTTTTGATGAGGGTGTATGTGAGTTCATCTGATAAGTCTGTGGGGATATGGCTGACATAAAAGATATGGGGAACAACTGTATGACACGTACTTAAGGCCTAAACCAAGAGTCGTAAAACTATCCTGTCTGAACAATCTTGTCatattttcctctcatttttcCCATCAGAGCCATCGACAGGTAAGACGTGTCTGCCTAAGGCCCTGTTGAACCTCTACAGTGGTCAGAATGACACAATCCCACTGCTGGTCGACATAGCAGAGAAGACCGGAAACCTCCGAGAGTTCATCAATTCGCCCTTCAGGGATCTCTTTTACAGAGGTATGGACATAACCCGCTAATGACAACACGCAGCgatgtaaaatgttgtttgaaGAAATGAGCATCTCATTTTAATTGCACCGTTTGTAAGAGCACAATCCCTCTCACCTTCCTCTGAGGGGAAGCTGACAGAGACAGTTGTTCGTTGCTCTGTTCTTGTCAGGCTGCTAGGTGAAGCCCAATTATGGGgaaaagaaatgatttgcaGCAACTGTATCCAGCTCTGTTACACAGCCTTGTTTGGATTTCACCCCTCACATTATTAGTTGTCAGATAACAGTTACAAGAGCCTTTCTCACCCTGTAGTACAGAATGGGATGTTACTATacacattttaactttttcacTGTAATCTCTGTATTTTAGACAAGGTAGTgggatgaaaaatgtttttttttctctcatgcagGAAACGCTTTTTACGTgacaacataaacataaacacagtttcacaaaagaaaaacttctgTAGACAAAAGGCAGGTTTCAACTCTGTTGGTCTCGTGTAAATTCCGCAATTGCTTCTAGAGAACGAAACAAACCCCATTCACCTCAATTGAGTAATACAAAGCACACAAAGCGCTGGTGTGAagtaatgtttctgttttgttgccCGGTCAGGCCAAACAGCACTTCACATTGCAATAGAGCGACGCTGTAAGCAGTACGTcgagctgctggtggagaacGGAGCTGACGTCCACGCCCAGGCGAGGGGTCGCTTCTTCCAGCCCAAAGATGAGGGCGGCTACTTCTACTTCGGTGAGGACCTTTGTCAGCGCATTGTTCATTGtgattctgtttttctcttgactgataaatcacacaaacattcagatGTACAGTTGTGGAGAGCTGTCTCACTTTTTCAGTTTCCACGTTGCTTTACTCCAAAG
It includes:
- the gltpa gene encoding glycolipid transfer protein, whose translation is MALLMEHQFRQLPADRQVETRPFLEAVSYLPPFFDCLGSTIFAPIKADISGNITKIKAVYDTNPGRFKTLQQILEAEKEMHGAQWPKAGATLALMWLKRGLRFIQVFLQSLVDGEKDDNNPNLIRVNVSKAYEIALKRYHGWFVQQLFKATLYAAPYKTDFLKALSKGRDVKEEECVEKIRKFLIHFSATVDAIYDMYSKMNADLDYAV